A genomic window from Pygocentrus nattereri isolate fPygNat1 chromosome 22, fPygNat1.pri, whole genome shotgun sequence includes:
- the btr12 gene encoding bloodthirsty-related gene family, member 12 has translation MQSPGSWGRTLSEEQFACSICLEVFVEPVSTPCGHSFCKACLQGYWNHSKKVVCPMCKKTFSKKPELCVNRVLAEIAEQFQGLSMGPGAGVTDGGTAGTPGASPGTPQRDEGGGDFAKPGDIPCDACIGRKIKALKSCLSCPGSFCEAHLRHHRKVKTMAKHKLVDPVHHLEEKLCRKHERLLEAYCCNDHMCVCRECADAGHKTHDIISADREYKKRMSQLGKRRSELKHLIKERAKKLEEIKQSIKVIKTNSQREIEESWMVYAELQRMLEQSQAQLVEQITSRQKHAEQQTRELASRLEHELNLLRNRSSDLDALAHTQDKVLFLQHLTTVPPLPEPTDWSGVSVNTDLYLGTIRKSVNTLVEKFQEEVKRLYGKELRKMQNYASDVFMDSATAQRNLVVSEDGRQVHYEEGRKPSSQSDSPRRFSPALFVLGREGFSSGRHYWEVDVGRKTGWTVGVARVSARRKGEIRLCPEGGYWCLWLKNGEVNALASSRIPLQLPTVPQKLGIYLDHEGGQVSFYDVKAQSHLYTFMDMFSENVHPIFSPCASQEGKNAGALAITTVKHG, from the exons ATGCAGA GCCCGGGATCTTGGGGTCGCACTCTCTCTGAGGAACAATTTGCATGCTCCATCTGCTTGGAGGTGTTCGTGGAGCCCGTCTCCACTCCATGCGGCCACAGCTTCTGCAAGGCGTGCCTGCAGGGCTACTGGAACCACAGCAAGAAGGTGGTTTGTCCCATGTGCAAGAAGACCTTCTCCAAGAAGCCGGAGCTGTGCGTGAACCGTGTGCTAGCTGAGATAGCAGAGCAGTTCCAGGGCTTGTCCATGGGCCCAGGTGCAGGGGTCACCGATGGTGGCACCGCAGGAACCCCAGGGGCCTCTCCAGGGACCCCGCAAAGAGACGAGGGTGGGGGTGACTTTGCCAAACCTGGAGACATCCCCTGTGATGCCTGCATCGGAAGGAAAATAAAGGCTCTCAAGTCCTGCCTGAGCTGCCCCGGCTCCTTCTGCGAGGCCCACCTCCGGCACCATAGGAAAGTGAAGACCATGGCTAAGCATAAGCTGGTGGACCCTGTCCACCACTTGGAGGAGAAACTGTGCAGGAAGCATGAGCGTCTCCTAGAGGCATACTGCTGCAACGaccacatgtgtgtgtgcagagagTGTGCGGATGCGGGGCACAAAACACATGATATCATCTCAGCCGATAGGGAATACAAGAAGAGGATG AGTCAACTGGGGAAGAGGAGATCAGAACTGAAACACCTGATCAAGGAGAGAGCCAAGAAACTAGAAGAGATCAAACAGTCCATCAAAGTCATCAAA ACGAACAGTCAGCGGGAAATCGAGGAAAGCTGGATGGTGTATGCAGAGCTGCAGAGGATGCTGGAGCAGAGTCAGGCTCAGCTGGTGGAGCAGATCACCTCCCGGCAGAAGCACGCCGAGCAGCAGACCAGAGAGCTGGCTAGCCGTCTGGAGCATGAGCTCAACCTGCTCAGGAACCGGAGCAGCGACCTGGATGCCCTTGCACACACACAAGACAAAGTGCTCTTcctacag CACCTCACCACTGTCCCTCCTCTTCCTGAGCCTACTGACTGGTCAGGTGTGTCAGTAAACACAGATCTGTACCTGGGTACAATCAGGAAGTCCGTCAACACACTAGTTGAGAAGTTCCAAGAAGAGGTGAAACGCCTGTATGGGAAAG AGCTAAGAAAGATGCAGAACTATGCAA GTGACGTGTTCATGGATTCGGCAACAGCACAGCGCAACCTGGTGGTCTCTGAGGACGGCCGGCAGGTGCATTATGAAGAGGGCCGCAAACCATCGTCCCAGTCAGACAGCCCACGGCGCTTCAGCCCAGCGCTGTTCGTGCTCGGCCGCGAGGGCTTTTCCTCCGGCAGGCACTACTGGGAGGTGGATGTGGGCCGGAAGACAGGTTGGACTGTCGGGGTGGCCCGGGTGTCTGCCCGTCGCAAAGGAGAAATCCGGCTCTGCCCAGAAGGCGGCTACTGGTGCCTGTGGCTGAAGAACGGAGAGGTGAATGCCCTGGCCTCCAGCAGGATCCCCCTACAGCTGCCCACGGTGCCCCAAAAGCTGGGCATATACCTAGATCACGAGGGTGGTCAGGTGTCCTTCTATGACGTGAAGGCGCAGTCCCACCTCTACACATTCATGGATATGTTCAGTGAGAACGTGCACCCCATCTTCAGCCCCTGTGCCAGTCAAGAAGGGAAGAATGCAGGAGCACTGGCCATcacaacagtgaaacatggctGA